One region of Zingiber officinale cultivar Zhangliang chromosome 7B, Zo_v1.1, whole genome shotgun sequence genomic DNA includes:
- the LOC122004153 gene encoding glyceraldehyde-3-phosphate dehydrogenase 2, cytosolic-like, translating into MGTPSIPFALHLFYVSVISILTPGFLFCFRLVVFVATKIKIGINGFGRIGRLVARVALQGDDVELVAVNDPFITTDYMTYMFKYDTVHGQWKHHEIKVKDSKTLLFGENKVTKP; encoded by the exons ATGGGTACGCCGTCGATCCCCTTTGCTCTTCATCTCTTTTATGTTTCTGTGATCTCGATTTTGACTCCTGGTTTCCTCTTTTGTTTTCGTTTGGTGGTTTTTGTTGCAACTAAGATCAAGATCGGCATCAACG GTTTCGGAAGAATTGGGAGGTTGGTCGCTAGAGTCGCGCTTCAGGGCGATGATGTGGAGCTCGTCGCCGTCAATGATCCGTTCATCACAACCGACTACATG acatacaTGTTTAAATATGATACCGTGCATGGACAATGGAAGCATCAtgagataaaagtgaaggatTCCAAGACCCTTCTTTTTGGAGAGAACAAAGTTACT AAACCCTGA